Genomic window (Pseudoliparis swirei isolate HS2019 ecotype Mariana Trench chromosome 23, NWPU_hadal_v1, whole genome shotgun sequence):
AGCTCACCTCGCGCTCACTCCTTGGCGTTCTTCTGCGCGTTCTGGAGCTTCTCCACGATCTTGCGCTCGTGCCCGGACGGGCTGGGCCGGTTGGTGTTGTCGCTGGCCTCCTTCTTCGTGCGGCCTTTGCGGGCAGAGCCTTCTGTGGGAAACGAGACACACGCTCGAGCTTcatttcacaacaacaacaacaacaacaatagctGTGGAGAGCCTCCCGGCTC
Coding sequences:
- the nupr1b gene encoding nuclear protein 1b, with protein sequence MSHVDVDNMEPSRFEEEHYDQYEYYNLSDKYTEGSARKGRTKKEASDNTNRPSPSGHERKIVEKLQNAQKNAKE